The following proteins come from a genomic window of Streptococcus pneumoniae:
- a CDS encoding ABC transporter permease codes for MRNMWVVIKETYLRHVESWSFFFMVISPFLFLGISVGIGHLQGSSMAKNNKVAVVTTVPSVAEGLKNVNGVNFDYKDEASAKEAIKEEKLKGYLTIDQEDSVLKAVYHGETSLENGIKFEVTGTLNELQNQLNRSTASLSQEQEKRLAQTIQFTEKIDEAKENKKFIQTIAAGALGFFLYMILITYAGVTAQEVASEKGTKIMEVVFSSIRASHYFYARMMALFLVILTHIGIYVVGGLAAVLLFKDLPFLAQSGILVHLGDAISLNTLLFILISLFMYVVLAAFLGSMVSRPEDSGKALSPLMILIMGGFFGVTALGAAGDNLLLKIGSYIPFISTFFMPFRTINGYAEGAEAWISLAITVIFAVVATGFIGRMYASLVLQTDDLGIWKTFKRALSYK; via the coding sequence ATGAGAAATATGTGGGTTGTAATCAAGGAAACCTATCTTCGACATGTCGAGTCATGGAGTTTCTTCTTTATGGTGATTTCGCCGTTCCTCTTTTTAGGAATCTCTGTAGGAATTGGGCATCTCCAAGGTTCTTCTATGGCTAAAAATAATAAAGTGGCAGTAGTGACAACAGTGCCATCTGTAGCAGAAGGACTGAAGAATGTAAATGGTGTTAACTTCGACTATAAAGATGAAGCAAGTGCCAAAGAAGCAATTAAAGAAGAAAAATTAAAAGGTTATTTGACCATTGATCAAGAAGATAGTGTTCTAAAGGCAGTTTATCATGGCGAAACATCGCTTGAAAATGGAATTAAATTTGAGGTTACAGGTACACTCAATGAACTGCAAAATCAGCTTAATCGTTCAACTGCTTCCTTGTCTCAAGAGCAGGAAAAACGCTTAGCGCAGACAATTCAATTCACAGAAAAGATTGATGAAGCCAAGGAAAATAAAAAGTTTATTCAAACAATTGCAGCAGGTGCCTTAGGATTCTTTCTTTATATGATTCTGATTACCTATGCGGGTGTAACAGCTCAGGAAGTTGCCAGTGAAAAAGGCACCAAAATTATGGAAGTCGTTTTTTCTAGCATAAGGGCAAGTCACTATTTCTATGCGCGGATGATGGCTCTGTTTCTAGTGATTTTAACGCATATTGGGATCTATGTTGTAGGTGGTCTGGCTGCCGTTTTGCTCTTTAAAGATTTGCCATTCTTGGCTCAGTCTGGTATTTTGGTTCACTTGGGAGATGCTATCTCACTGAATACCCTGCTCTTTATTTTGATCAGTCTTTTCATGTACGTAGTCTTGGCAGCCTTCCTAGGATCTATGGTTTCTCGTCCTGAGGACTCAGGGAAAGCCTTGTCGCCTTTGATGATTTTGATTATGGGTGGTTTTTTTGGAGTGACAGCTCTAGGTGCAGCTGGTGACAATCTCCTCTTGAAGATTGGTTCTTATATTCCCTTTATTTCGACCTTCTTTATGCCGTTTCGAACGATTAATGGCTATGCGGAGGGAGCGGAAGCATGGATTTCACTTGCTATTACAGTGATTTTTGCGGTGGTAGCAACAGGATTTATCGGACGCATGTATGCTAGTCTCGTTCTTCAAACGGATGATTTAGGGATTTGGAAAACCTTTAAACGTGCCTTATCTTATAAATAG
- a CDS encoding membrane protein, giving the protein MFWNLVHYEFKNVNKWYLALYAAVLVLSALIGIQTQGFKNLPYQESQATMLLFLATVFGGLMLTLAISTIFLIIKRFKGSVYDRQGYLTLTLPVSEHHIITAKLIGAFIWSLISTAVLALSAVIILALTAPEWIPLSYVITFVETHLPQIFLTGISFLLNTISGILCIYLAISIGQLFNEYRTALAVAAYIGIQIVIGFIELFFNLSSNFYVNSLVGLNDHFYMGAGIAIVKELIFIAIFYLGTYYILRNKVNLL; this is encoded by the coding sequence ATGTTTTGGAATTTAGTTCACTACGAATTTAAAAATGTTAACAAGTGGTATTTAGCCCTCTACGCAGCCGTGCTAGTCCTTTCTGCCCTCATCGGAATACAGACACAAGGCTTTAAAAATCTACCTTACCAAGAAAGTCAGGCTACTATGCTACTTTTTCTAGCTACAGTCTTTGGTGGCTTGATGCTTACACTTGCGATTTCAACCATTTTCTTGATTATTAAACGCTTCAAAGGTAGTGTCTACGACCGACAAGGCTATCTGACTTTGACCTTGCCAGTTTCTGAACACCATATCATCACAGCCAAACTAATCGGTGCCTTTATCTGGTCATTGATTAGCACCGCTGTATTGGCTCTAAGTGCTGTTATTATTCTGGCTTTAACAGCTCCAGAATGGATTCCTCTTTCTTATGTGATTACATTTGTAGAAACACATCTCCCTCAGATCTTTCTTACAGGTATATCCTTCCTACTAAATACCATTTCAGGAATCCTCTGCATCTACCTGGCTATTTCCATTGGACAGCTTTTCAATGAATACCGTACAGCACTCGCTGTTGCAGCCTACATTGGTATCCAAATCGTCATTGGATTTATTGAACTTTTCTTCAATCTTAGTTCCAATTTCTATGTCAATTCACTGGTAGGACTCAATGACCATTTCTATATGGGAGCAGGTATAGCCATTGTTAAAGAACTCATATTCATAGCTATCTTTTATCTCGGAACCTACTACATCTTGAGAAATAAGGTTAATTTGCTTTAA
- a CDS encoding ABC transporter ATP-binding protein: MSLLAFENVSKSYGATPALENVSLDIPAGKIVGLLGPNGSGKTTLIKLINGLLQPDQGRVLINDMDPSPATKAVVAYLPDTTYLNEQMKVKEALTYFKTFYKDFNLERAHHLLADLGIDENSRLKKLSKGNKEKVQLILVMSRDARLYVLDEPIGGVDPAARAYILNTIINNYSPTSTVLISTHLISDIEPILDEIVFLKDGKVVRQGNVDDIRYESGESIDQLFRQEFKA, translated from the coding sequence ATGTCATTACTAGCATTTGAAAATGTATCCAAATCATATGGAGCAACACCAGCCCTTGAAAATGTTTCTCTTGACATTCCAGCTGGAAAAATTGTCGGCCTTCTTGGGCCAAACGGCTCAGGAAAAACAACCCTGATTAAACTAATTAATGGCCTCTTACAACCAGATCAAGGACGTGTCCTCATCAACGACATGGACCCAAGCCCAGCAACCAAGGCCGTTGTAGCTTATTTGCCTGATACGACCTATCTCAATGAGCAAATGAAGGTCAAAGAAGCCCTAACCTACTTCAAGACCTTCTATAAAGATTTCAATCTTGAACGCGCTCATCATCTACTTGCAGACCTGGGCATTGATGAAAATAGTCGTCTCAAGAAACTATCAAAAGGAAACAAAGAAAAGGTTCAACTGATTTTGGTTATGAGCCGTGATGCTCGTCTCTATGTTTTGGATGAACCCATTGGTGGGGTGGATCCAGCAGCCCGTGCTTATATCCTCAATACCATTATCAACAACTACTCACCAACTTCTACCGTTTTGATTTCTACCCACTTGATTTCTGATATCGAGCCAATCTTGGATGAAATTGTCTTCCTAAAAGACGGAAAAGTCGTCCGTCAAGGAAATGTAGATGATATTCGCTACGAGTCAGGTGAATCCATTGACCAACTCTTCCGTCAGGAATTTAAGGCCTAA
- a CDS encoding GntR family transcriptional regulator — protein MSWTFDNKKPIYLQIMEKIKLQIVSHTLEPNQQLPTVRELASEAGVNPNTIQRALSDLEREGFVYSKRTTGRFVTKDKELIAQSRKQLSEEELEHFVSSMTHFGYEKEELPGVVSDYIKGV, from the coding sequence ATGTCCTGGACATTTGACAACAAAAAACCCATCTATTTACAGATTATGGAGAAAATCAAGCTTCAGATTGTTTCCCATACACTGGAACCCAATCAACAACTTCCAACCGTGAGGGAGCTAGCTAGCGAGGCTGGTGTCAATCCCAATACCATCCAAAGAGCCTTATCAGACCTTGAACGAGAAGGATTTGTCTACAGCAAGCGAACAACTGGACGATTTGTGACTAAGGATAAGGAGCTAATCGCTCAGTCACGCAAACAATTATCAGAAGAAGAATTGGAACACTTCGTTTCCTCCATGACCCATTTTGGCTATGAAAAAGAAGAACTACCAGGCGTAGTCAGTGATTATATTAAAGGAGTTTAA
- the nrdR gene encoding transcriptional regulator NrdR — MRCPKCGATKSSVIDSRQAEEGNTIRRRRECDECQHRFTTYERVEERTLVVVKKDGTREQFSRDKIFNGIIRSAQKRPVSSDEINMVVNRIEQKLRGRNENEIQSEDIGSLVMEELAELDEITYVRFASVYRSFKDVSELESLLQQITQSSKKKKER, encoded by the coding sequence ATGCGTTGTCCAAAATGTGGGGCTACCAAGTCAAGTGTTATCGATAGTCGCCAAGCAGAAGAAGGGAACACCATTCGTAGAAGACGAGAGTGCGACGAGTGCCAACACCGTTTTACAACCTACGAACGAGTAGAAGAAAGAACCTTAGTGGTTGTTAAAAAAGATGGCACACGGGAACAATTCTCCAGAGATAAAATCTTTAATGGGATTATCCGCTCAGCCCAGAAACGTCCTGTGTCAAGTGATGAAATCAACATGGTAGTCAATCGTATCGAACAGAAACTCCGTGGTCGAAATGAAAATGAAATTCAAAGTGAGGACATTGGTTCACTCGTCATGGAGGAGTTGGCTGAATTGGACGAGATTACCTATGTACGTTTTGCTAGTGTCTATCGTAGTTTTAAGGATGTCAGTGAGTTAGAGAGCTTGCTCCAACAAATCACCCAGTCCTCTAAAAAGAAAAAGGAAAGATAA
- a CDS encoding DnaD domain protein produces MKPIDRFSYLKNNRVSQDTSSLVQCYLPIIGQEALSLYLYTISFWDNGRKEYLFSSILNHLNFGMDRLIKSLKILSAFNLLTLYQKGDVYQLALHAPLSSQDFLEHPVYRRLLEKKIGDVAVEDLKVESADGEEIPVSLNQVFPELAELGSQEDLGLKKKVANDFDLEHFRQLMVRDGLRFADEQSDVLNLFAIAEEKKWTWFETYQLAKSTAVSQVISTKRMREKIAQKPVSSDFSLKETTIIKEAKSKTALQFLAEIKQTRKGTITQTERELLQQMAGLGLLDEVINIILLLTFNKVDSANINEKYAMKVANDYAYQKIHSAEKAVLRIRERGQKAKTQKQNQTAPVKTNVPKWSNPEYKNETSEETRLELERKKQELLARLEKGGD; encoded by the coding sequence ATGAAGCCAATTGACCGTTTTTCTTATCTAAAGAATAATCGGGTGTCGCAAGATACCTCATCTCTGGTACAGTGCTACCTCCCGATTATCGGTCAGGAGGCACTGAGCCTTTATCTTTATACAATCAGTTTTTGGGATAATGGTAGAAAGGAATATCTTTTTTCAAGCATTCTCAACCATCTTAACTTTGGGATGGATAGACTGATAAAATCATTGAAAATCTTATCTGCTTTTAATCTCTTGACCCTCTATCAAAAGGGGGATGTTTATCAGCTAGCCCTCCATGCTCCTCTATCTAGTCAAGACTTCTTGGAGCATCCTGTTTATCGCAGACTCTTAGAGAAAAAGATTGGCGATGTAGCTGTGGAGGATTTGAAAGTTGAAAGTGCTGATGGTGAAGAAATACCTGTCTCACTCAATCAAGTCTTTCCAGAATTGGCAGAACTAGGCAGTCAAGAAGACCTTGGTCTCAAGAAGAAAGTGGCCAATGATTTTGACTTGGAACATTTTCGCCAGCTGATGGTTCGAGATGGACTTCGTTTTGCGGATGAGCAGTCCGATGTCTTAAACCTCTTTGCTATTGCCGAGGAGAAGAAATGGACTTGGTTTGAAACCTATCAATTGGCCAAGTCAACAGCTGTTTCTCAGGTTATTTCAACCAAACGCATGCGTGAAAAAATTGCTCAAAAACCAGTTTCCTCTGACTTTAGTCTTAAGGAAACAACCATTATCAAAGAAGCCAAAAGTAAAACTGCCCTGCAGTTCTTGGCAGAAATCAAGCAAACACGCAAGGGAACCATTACCCAAACAGAAAGAGAACTCTTGCAACAGATGGCTGGCTTGGGCTTGCTGGACGAAGTCATCAATATCATTCTTTTATTGACCTTTAATAAGGTCGATTCGGCAAATATCAATGAGAAATATGCCATGAAGGTAGCCAATGACTATGCCTATCAAAAGATTCATTCGGCAGAAAAGGCAGTCTTGCGCATCCGTGAGCGAGGACAGAAAGCAAAAACACAAAAACAGAATCAGACTGCCCCAGTAAAAACCAATGTTCCTAAATGGAGTAATCCTGAATATAAGAATGAAACCAGCGAGGAAACTCGTCTGGAACTAGAACGTAAGAAGCAAGAACTATTAGCTCGATTAGAAAAAGGAGGAGATTAG
- the dnaI gene encoding primosomal protein DnaI, which yields MESVGDVLKRQPSRFYYQDLVQKIMKDPDVAAFIQQESLTPEELNRSISKFNQYITERDKFLRGDTDYIAKGYKPILVKNHGYADVSYEETPELIAAEKEAAIKNRLKLINLPASLKKASLAQVDLDDLGRLPVFEKLLAFVEQYPAIRKGLYLYGDFGVGKSFMVAALAHDLSEKRGVSSTLLHYPSFVIDVKNAISDGNVKTLVDEIKLSEVLILDDIGAEQSTVWVRDEILQVILQYRMQENLPTFFTSNFNFEDLEKHFAKVKHGNDETWEARRVMERIRYLAEETRLEGVNRR from the coding sequence ATGGAAAGTGTCGGAGACGTACTCAAACGTCAACCCAGCCGTTTTTATTATCAAGATTTGGTCCAGAAAATCATGAAGGACCCTGATGTTGCGGCTTTTATCCAGCAAGAATCCTTGACTCCAGAGGAATTAAATCGCAGTATCTCCAAGTTTAATCAGTACATCACCGAGCGTGACAAGTTTCTCCGTGGGGATACGGATTATATTGCCAAAGGCTACAAGCCGATTTTGGTTAAGAATCATGGCTATGCAGATGTTTCATATGAAGAAACTCCTGAGCTAATCGCGGCTGAAAAAGAAGCGGCTATTAAGAACCGTCTCAAGTTAATCAATCTACCAGCCAGTCTCAAGAAAGCTAGTTTGGCTCAAGTTGACTTGGATGATTTGGGGCGCTTACCAGTTTTTGAAAAGCTACTAGCCTTCGTGGAGCAATATCCAGCTATTCGAAAAGGTCTTTACTTATATGGAGACTTTGGTGTGGGTAAAAGTTTCATGGTGGCGGCCTTAGCTCATGATTTATCAGAAAAACGTGGTGTTTCATCAACTCTCCTCCACTATCCTAGCTTTGTCATTGATGTCAAAAATGCTATCAGTGATGGCAATGTTAAGACCTTGGTGGATGAGATTAAGCTGTCTGAGGTCCTGATTTTAGATGATATTGGCGCCGAGCAATCAACCGTTTGGGTGCGTGACGAAATCCTGCAGGTCATTCTCCAATATCGGATGCAGGAAAATTTACCGACCTTTTTCACATCCAACTTCAACTTTGAAGATTTGGAGAAGCATTTTGCGAAAGTGAAACATGGAAATGACGAAACCTGGGAAGCCAGACGGGTCATGGAACGCATCCGTTATTTGGCTGAGGAGACTCGTTTAGAAGGAGTAAACCGTCGATGA
- a CDS encoding NADPH-dependent oxidoreductase — protein MTETIKLMKAHTSVRRFKEQEIPQVDLNEILTAAQMASSWKNFQSYSVIVVRSQEKKDALYELVPQEAIRQSAVFLLFVGDLNRAEKGARLHTDTFQPQGVEGLLISSVDAALAGQNALLAAESLGYGGVIIGLVRYKSEEVAELFNLPDYTYSVFGMALGVPNQHHDMKPRLPLENVVFEEEYQEQSTEAIQAYDRVQADYAGARATTSWSQRLAEQFGQAEPSSTRKNLEQKKLL, from the coding sequence ATGACAGAAACCATTAAATTGATGAAGGCTCATACTTCAGTGCGCAGGTTTAAAGAGCAAGAAATTCCCCAAGTAGACTTAAATGAGATTTTGACAGCAGCCCAGATGGCATCATCTTGGAAGAATTTCCAATCCTACTCTGTGATTGTGGTACGAAGTCAAGAGAAGAAAGATGCCTTGTATGAATTGGTACCTCAAGAAGCCATTCGCCAGTCTGCTGTTTTCCTTCTCTTTGTCGGAGATTTGAACCGAGCAGAAAAGGGAGCCCGACTTCATACCGACACCTTCCAACCCCAAGGTGTGGAAGGTCTCTTGATTAGTTCGGTCGATGCAGCTCTTGCTGGACAAAACGCCTTGTTGGCAGCTGAAAGCTTGGGCTATGGTGGTGTGATTATCGGTTTGGTTCGATACAAGTCTGAAGAAGTGGCAGAGCTCTTTAACCTACCTGACTACACCTATTCTGTCTTTGGGATGGCACTGGGTGTGCCAAATCAACATCATGATATGAAACCGAGACTGCCACTAGAGAATGTTGTCTTTGAGGAAGAATACCAAGAACAGTCAACTGAGGCAATCCAAGCTTATGACCGTGTTCAGGCTGACTATGCTGGGGCGCGTGCGACCACAAGCTGGAGTCAGCGCCTAGCAGAACAGTTTGGTCAAGCTGAACCAAGCTCAACTAGAAAAAATCTTGAACAGAAGAAATTATTGTAG
- the der gene encoding ribosome biogenesis GTPase Der has protein sequence MALPTIAIVGRPNVGKSTLFNRIAGERISIVEDVEGVTRDRIYATGEWLNRSFSMIDTGGIDDVDAPFMEQIKHQAEIAMEEADVIVFVVSGKEGITDADEYVARKLYKTHKPVILAVNKVDNPEMRNDIYDFYALGLGEPLPISSVHGIGTGDVLDAIVENLPNEYEEENPDVIKFSLIGRPNVGKSSLINAILGEDRVIASPVAGTTRDAIDTHFTDTDGQEFTMIDTAGMRKSGKVYENTEKYSVMRAMRAIDRSDVVLMVINAEEGIREYDKRIAGFAHEAGKGMIIVVNKWDTLEKDNHTMKNWEEDIREQFQYLPYAPIIFVSALTKQRLHKLPEMIKQISESQNTRIPSAVLNDVIMDAIAINPTPTDKGKRLKIFYATQVATKPPTFVIFVNEEELMHFSYLRFLENQIRKAFVFEGTPIHLIARKRK, from the coding sequence ATGGCCCTACCAACTATTGCCATTGTAGGACGTCCCAATGTTGGGAAATCAACCCTATTTAATCGGATCGCTGGTGAGCGAATCTCCATTGTAGAAGATGTCGAAGGAGTGACACGTGACCGTATTTATGCAACGGGTGAGTGGCTCAATCGTTCTTTTAGCATGATTGATACAGGAGGAATTGATGATGTCGATGCTCCTTTCATGGAACAAATCAAGCACCAGGCAGAAATTGCCATGGAAGAAGCAGATGTTATCGTTTTTGTCGTGTCTGGTAAGGAAGGAATTACTGATGCAGACGAATACGTAGCTCGTAAGCTTTATAAGACCCACAAACCAGTTATCCTCGCAGTCAACAAGGTGGACAACCCTGAGATGAGAAATGATATCTATGATTTCTATGCTCTCGGTTTGGGTGAACCATTGCCTATCTCATCTGTCCATGGAATCGGTACAGGGGATGTGCTAGATGCGATCGTAGAAAATCTTCCAAATGAATATGAGGAAGAAAATCCAGATGTCATTAAGTTTAGCTTGATTGGTCGTCCTAACGTTGGAAAATCAAGCTTGATCAATGCTATCTTGGGAGAAGACCGTGTTATTGCTAGTCCTGTTGCTGGAACAACTCGTGATGCCATTGATACCCACTTTACAGATACAGATGGTCAAGAGTTTACCATGATTGATACGGCTGGTATGCGTAAGTCTGGTAAGGTTTATGAAAATACTGAGAAATACTCTGTTATGCGTGCCATGCGTGCTATTGACCGTTCAGATGTGGTCTTGATGGTCATCAATGCGGAAGAAGGCATTCGTGAGTACGACAAGCGTATCGCAGGATTTGCCCATGAAGCTGGTAAAGGGATGATTATCGTGGTCAACAAGTGGGATACGCTTGAAAAAGATAACCACACTATGAAAAACTGGGAAGAAGATATCCGTGAGCAGTTCCAATACCTGCCTTACGCACCGATTATCTTTGTATCAGCTTTAACCAAGCAACGTCTCCACAAACTTCCTGAGATGATTAAGCAAATCAGCGAAAGTCAAAATACACGTATTCCATCAGCTGTCTTGAACGATGTCATCATGGATGCCATTGCCATCAACCCAACACCGACAGACAAAGGAAAACGTCTCAAGATTTTCTATGCGACCCAAGTGGCAACCAAACCACCAACCTTTGTCATCTTTGTCAATGAAGAAGAACTCATGCACTTTTCTTACCTGCGTTTCTTGGAAAATCAAATCCGCAAGGCCTTTGTTTTTGAGGGAACACCGATTCATCTCATCGCAAGAAAACGCAAATAA
- a CDS encoding ABC transporter ATP-binding protein, giving the protein MRLEIINGQKIYGKRPILNQLNLVFQSGKIYGLKGDNGSGKTVLLKILAGYIKLDKGKVLQDGKVYGVKNHYIQDAGILIEKVEFLSHLSLRENLELLRYFSSKVTEKRIAYWIQYYDLQEFEDVEYRHLSLGTKQKMALIQAFISSPSILFLDEPMNALDEKSVRITKQVILSYLKKENGLVILTSHISEDISDLCTDVLVVENGHIQYVKDIQS; this is encoded by the coding sequence ATGAGACTTGAAATTATAAATGGACAGAAAATTTATGGGAAAAGACCTATTTTAAATCAGTTGAATTTGGTGTTTCAATCAGGAAAAATTTATGGACTTAAAGGTGATAATGGATCTGGCAAGACGGTTCTTTTAAAGATACTTGCTGGTTATATTAAGCTTGACAAAGGAAAAGTTCTTCAAGATGGTAAAGTTTACGGGGTAAAAAATCATTATATTCAGGATGCAGGAATTTTAATTGAAAAAGTCGAGTTTTTATCTCATTTATCCCTGAGAGAAAATTTGGAACTGTTAAGGTATTTTTCATCTAAAGTTACGGAAAAAAGAATTGCCTATTGGATTCAATACTATGATTTACAGGAATTTGAAGACGTTGAATACCGTCATTTATCCTTGGGAACAAAGCAAAAAATGGCCTTGATTCAAGCCTTTATTTCCTCTCCTTCTATACTCTTTCTCGATGAACCTATGAATGCTTTGGATGAGAAGAGTGTGAGGATAACCAAACAGGTCATTTTATCTTACCTGAAAAAAGAAAATGGTCTGGTTATCCTGACGTCGCACATATCGGAAGATATTTCAGACCTTTGTACAGATGTATTAGTTGTCGAAAATGGACATATACAATATGTAAAGGATATACAATCCTAG